Proteins from one Mycobacterium sp. EPa45 genomic window:
- a CDS encoding NIPSNAP family protein: MYQLRIYTLRSAEALQQYATVHWDRHLDTFLTFGVSTQAVWAERSGGAHRLVALIRYPADADPDKLAQRIMASPEFAADMAGFDTRGIVDVEAILLDPIH; encoded by the coding sequence ATGTATCAGCTGCGGATCTACACCCTCCGGTCAGCCGAGGCGTTGCAGCAATACGCGACGGTGCACTGGGATCGGCACCTGGACACCTTCCTCACTTTCGGGGTCAGCACCCAAGCGGTGTGGGCGGAGCGATCCGGCGGCGCACACCGGCTCGTGGCGCTCATTCGCTACCCGGCCGACGCCGATCCCGACAAACTCGCACAGCGCATCATGGCAAGCCCCGAGTTCGCTGCCGACATGGCCGGCTTCGACACCCGCGGAATCGTCGATGTCGAAGCCATTCTGCTCGACCCAATTCACTGA
- a CDS encoding DUF1772 domain-containing protein produces the protein MDFTLITNSTAVVAVLATAVVYGTDVFCAMVLKPALAAVDDDALVVVTGRVHQYGDRRMPAPGVLGVLAATACAVLAAMSGHRAQATAAGIAVVLLLIWLIIYARVSAPINRQLTAAAVSGHLLPNARALQAKWDRVINARAALQGLAIAALCVALAI, from the coding sequence ATGGATTTCACCCTCATCACCAACAGCACGGCAGTGGTCGCGGTGCTGGCTACCGCCGTGGTCTATGGCACCGATGTGTTCTGCGCGATGGTGCTCAAACCAGCCCTGGCGGCCGTCGACGACGATGCCCTCGTGGTGGTCACCGGCCGCGTGCACCAATACGGAGACCGCCGCATGCCGGCGCCCGGCGTGCTCGGCGTGCTCGCCGCCACGGCTTGTGCGGTGCTCGCCGCGATGAGCGGACACCGTGCGCAGGCAACGGCGGCAGGGATCGCAGTGGTCCTGCTGCTGATTTGGCTCATCATCTACGCACGGGTGAGCGCACCGATCAATCGCCAGCTGACGGCGGCCGCAGTCAGCGGCCACCTGCTTCCGAACGCACGTGCGCTGCAAGCGAAGTGGGATCGCGTCATCAACGCTCGGGCGGCCCTGCAAGGCCTCGCGATCGCCGCTCTCTGTGTAGCACTGGCGATTTGA
- a CDS encoding TetR/AcrR family transcriptional regulator, which produces MALDDRRERERAARRRLIVTTARAVAEAEGWDAVTTRRLSTEIEYSQPVLYKHFAGMDQIADAVAVDGFGELAQAIEAARTGAANSGDSLAEVALAYLDFARDNPAVYDAMFTRATSLRFAADDTPAEMEAAFAEVRQAVGDVAGARDADTLTEVFWAALHGLVTLGRAGRLRPGYEAQRVRLLVTEFTDRAGTSSGRPVVDHRRGAR; this is translated from the coding sequence ATGGCTCTGGATGATCGCCGCGAGCGCGAACGGGCTGCGCGGCGACGACTGATCGTCACGACCGCACGTGCGGTCGCCGAAGCCGAGGGCTGGGATGCCGTCACGACCCGGCGCTTGTCGACGGAGATCGAATACAGCCAGCCGGTGTTGTACAAGCACTTCGCCGGCATGGATCAGATCGCCGATGCGGTCGCGGTCGACGGGTTCGGCGAGCTGGCACAGGCCATCGAGGCTGCCCGCACCGGCGCCGCGAATTCCGGCGACTCGTTGGCCGAGGTCGCGTTGGCCTACCTGGACTTCGCGCGTGACAACCCGGCGGTCTATGACGCGATGTTCACCCGCGCGACCAGCCTGCGCTTTGCCGCTGACGACACCCCGGCTGAGATGGAGGCGGCCTTCGCCGAGGTGCGTCAGGCGGTCGGCGACGTCGCTGGTGCCCGCGACGCCGACACCCTCACGGAAGTGTTCTGGGCTGCGCTGCACGGACTGGTCACGCTCGGCCGCGCCGGGCGGCTCCGCCCCGGTTACGAGGCGCAGCGGGTCAGACTGCTCGTCACCGAGTTCACCGACCGGGCCGGGACGTCAAGTGGTCGCCCTGTCGTCGACCACCGGCGCGGCGCCCGCTAG
- a CDS encoding SDR family oxidoreductase, with translation MDNIRGKTIAITGAARGIGFATARALLQRGARVVIGDRDVALEESAVAQLSKLGPVSGYPLDVSDPESFATFLDKARADGGGHIDVLINNAGVMPVGPFLDHTDQAVRTAVEVNFYGVLTGCRLVLPEMVRRRSGHIVNIASMAGMLAVPGQALYAGTKFAVVGLSTGLADEFAPQGVQISCVMPTFTNTELISGTHTTAATKPVQPEDIAAAVVKALDKPTTSISVPGFSRFLAAAVMFLPPRGRRWLSKQMGTDRVFLDFDTTARAAYEKRAQSATGVVETPEQN, from the coding sequence ATGGACAACATCCGCGGCAAGACCATCGCGATCACCGGCGCCGCGCGGGGCATCGGTTTCGCCACCGCGAGGGCACTCCTGCAGCGCGGCGCGCGCGTGGTCATCGGTGACCGGGACGTGGCGCTGGAGGAGTCGGCGGTGGCGCAGCTCAGCAAGCTCGGCCCGGTCTCGGGCTATCCGCTCGACGTCAGCGACCCGGAGTCCTTCGCGACGTTTCTGGACAAGGCCCGCGCCGACGGCGGCGGCCACATCGATGTGCTGATCAACAACGCCGGGGTCATGCCGGTCGGCCCGTTCCTCGACCACACCGATCAAGCGGTCCGCACCGCCGTCGAGGTGAACTTCTACGGCGTGCTCACCGGCTGTCGGCTGGTGCTGCCGGAAATGGTCCGGCGCCGCAGCGGTCACATCGTCAACATCGCCTCGATGGCCGGCATGCTGGCCGTGCCGGGGCAGGCCCTCTACGCCGGCACCAAGTTCGCGGTGGTTGGGTTGTCTACCGGGCTGGCTGACGAATTCGCCCCCCAGGGTGTCCAAATCAGCTGCGTGATGCCGACATTCACAAACACCGAGCTGATCTCGGGCACGCACACCACCGCCGCGACAAAGCCGGTGCAGCCCGAGGACATCGCCGCCGCCGTGGTCAAGGCACTGGACAAGCCGACCACGTCGATCTCTGTTCCGGGCTTCTCGCGCTTCTTGGCCGCCGCGGTGATGTTCCTGCCACCGCGCGGACGGCGTTGGCTGTCCAAGCAGATGGGCACCGACCGGGTGTTCCTCGACTTCGACACGACCGCCCGCGCGGCCTACGAGAAGCGCGCCCAGAGCGCCACCGGCGTCGTGGAGACCCCGGAGCAGAACTAG